The window ACGTAATAATGAAATAATAAATAAGGTAATACAACAGCAACTACAGCTGTAAAAATATGCAATGAATTAAAACTATTGTTGGATATATGTAAGTATAGGAATAAATAAATAGCTAAAAATATATATCCTGCATATCGAAAAAGTAAAGAAGCTCTCCCGAAATAATCACAATCATTCCAAATATTTTTTAAAATAAGCATTATAACATCTTAATTTATGTAGTGGGATAGTATCAACCAATTGAAAATTGTATTATTTCATAAATAATTCACTTATTCAACATTGAATACATTAATATATTATTATTTTAATATTCATAAAAAATATAAACTGTGTTAATATTTCAAACATAATAATGAAATGACTAGTTTATGAGTTTTAATTCACTCTAGCTCCCGAAATAATACGGTGGTTATACTTAAATACTGAATGCCAAAAATCCATAAAGATCACAAGTTTTTTGATTTTTCCGACTATGGAAGAATGCCTGCAATTTTCATGGCAACTGTAATAAAAAATACTAATATAACTCCTATTCATGTTACTATTGGGTTCGGAATTATTGGAGTGTTATCTGCTTACGCCATATATTTAGAAACCTTTGCTATAGCTGCTGTTGGTTTAATTCTAAAGTCTATTGTTGATGCAATGGACGGGGAGTTAGCAAGGATAAAGATGACCCCCTCTTACTCAGGAAGATATCTAGATTCTATATTTGACAGTTTGCTGAATCTATTATTTATATTTGTAATAGCTATTGTAACAAATCAAGCTTTTTCAATCGCTGTTTTATCCTATGTATGTATTCAGTTTCAAGGAACACTTTATAATTATTATTATGTAATACTAAGACATAATTCTGTAGGCGGTGATACTACTAGTCAGATATTTGAAATGGAACCACCAAAAGCATTTCCAATTGAAAGTCAAAAGTCAGTGAATATTTTATTTAAAACTTTTAAAATTCTTTATCTCCCTTTTGACAGCTTGATGTATGCACTAGATTCGAAAGCTTCAAAAAGCAAAAGGTTTCCTAATTGGTTTATGACTATGATTTCCCTTTATGGTTTAGGATTTCAATTAATGCTAATGGCTATTTTATTAGTATTAGGTATGATCAACTTAATTTTACCATTCTTTATATATTATACTGCACTTACAATTCCATTTTTATTATTGAGAAAATTGGCTCTAAAATAAAAAAGCCTCTTTGCGTTAGCAAAGAGGCTTGTATTATATCAGTTAAAAAGTATTATTTAACTGAATCAACTACGCTTTTGAAAGCTTCTGGATGATTCATAGCTAAATCAGCTAATACTTTTCTATTTAATTCTATTCCTTTTTTGTTTGCAGCTCCCATAAACTGAGAGTAAGACATACCGTGCTGTCTAGCACCAGCATTAATTCTTTGAATCCATAATTTTCTGAATTCTCTTTTCTTTTGTTTCCTATCTCTGTAGGCATACAACCAACCTTTTTCAACAGCATTTTTTGCTACTGTCCAAACGTTTTTCTTTCTACCCCAGTAGCCTTTAGCATACTTAAGGATTTTCTTTCTTCTAGCTCTTGAAGCTACGTGATTTACTGATCTTGGCATAAATTTTAATTTTTTGGAAATTGGTGATCAACTTGTATTGACTCTTGATAAAACCAAATATCCCGGTTTAACATTGAACCTTCGTTCTTTTTGTAATTTTGCGAAATATTAAAGGTTAAGCATATCTTTTACTCTTCCTTCATCAGACTTATGTACAAGTCCCATGTCAGTTAAGCGTCTTTTCTGCTTAGTTTCCTTTTTGGTTAAAATGTGACTTTTGAAAGCGTGTTTTCTTTTAATTTTACCGCTTCCAGTCAATTTAAACCTT is drawn from Marivirga arenosa and contains these coding sequences:
- a CDS encoding CDP-alcohol phosphatidyltransferase family protein; amino-acid sequence: MPKIHKDHKFFDFSDYGRMPAIFMATVIKNTNITPIHVTIGFGIIGVLSAYAIYLETFAIAAVGLILKSIVDAMDGELARIKMTPSYSGRYLDSIFDSLLNLLFIFVIAIVTNQAFSIAVLSYVCIQFQGTLYNYYYVILRHNSVGGDTTSQIFEMEPPKAFPIESQKSVNILFKTFKILYLPFDSLMYALDSKASKSKRFPNWFMTMISLYGLGFQLMLMAILLVLGMINLILPFFIYYTALTIPFLLLRKLALK
- the rplT gene encoding 50S ribosomal protein L20, encoding MPRSVNHVASRARRKKILKYAKGYWGRKKNVWTVAKNAVEKGWLYAYRDRKQKKREFRKLWIQRINAGARQHGMSYSQFMGAANKKGIELNRKVLADLAMNHPEAFKSVVDSVK
- the rpmI gene encoding 50S ribosomal protein L35, whose amino-acid sequence is MPKVKTKSGAKKRFKLTGSGKIKRKHAFKSHILTKKETKQKRRLTDMGLVHKSDEGRVKDMLNL